The genome window AGCTTCCTTATAAAACTGCTGTGACTAATGGGAGATGTTTGTGCTTTGTTACAGGAGTCACTTGAATGAGTTCTGCCTCCCTGCATGGCAGCAGGAGAAACTCTTTGCACTATTCACTTTTAACACTTCCTACAAACTGGTGAGATGAAgctggggaagagaggaaaaaggctGGACTGTTTTTCCCATTGCCTGTAACAAAGTCTGCATCTTTAGACAAATTGCAAAAAATGACACAAACTGGCTGGTTGGAAGTTTTTCAGGCATAGACCAATTAATTCTGCTCTCTTTTGAGCTAGCATCTGCCTTagatgctgggggggggggagatcGTTGGAGAAATGAGGAAACCAGCAATGATGgctatttatttcctttttctgttggCCCCTATTTATGTGAATGCTTATCCATGTTCAGAGTGTGTTTTCCattgggtgttgtttttttttttagtgctgtgACAGTGGTTTTGCTTGATAGCTGACTGAATACTGCTGAACAAGCAGCAGATTAATTTTGTATCAAAATGAGTCTGGAGTATTTGttgaaatacagatattttatttttctcacttaaaaattactgctgtattctgtgtgtggtttttttctggtaaatGGTGCTTTTAATAATGTGTGTATGAGTGTGATTGCTAatgagaaaaatgcagttttcaagCTGCATGAAAACCAGGGAAGATGTGGAAAATGAATATGCATGTGGCTGAAACTGCAGGATTGAATTATGCTTGGATTCTTGATTCTTCCACAGCCTGCTCCACACAGACATTAACCAAGCACTTGACAAATTCTTGCTTCTTCAGTCATAAAACAGCAATTTCTGTCTTACACAGAGGTGCAAAACTAGCTGAGTCAAAGCTGATAAAATCTGATGGGGAGGTGCTGCAGAAAGCTTCATTCCACTGCAGTGGGTAAGCTGCTGGTGTGGTGAGTTCAGGGCACTTTCCTCcacaagaatcacagaatcacagaactggctgggttggaagggacctcagagatcaccaagtccaacccttgatccactccccccgtggttcccagcccatggcactcagtgccacatccaggctctttggaaagatctccagacacggagaatccactacttccctgggcagcccattccaatgcctgatcaccctctccagaaagaaattctttctcatctccaacctaaacctcccctggcacaacttgagaccctgccctcttgtcttgggACCcttcaggcagagcagctgctcttgTAATCTTACTGCTTGTGGAAAAACTTGGTGTAACTATCAGAAgaatctggttttcttctttttcgGGATTAAACTGACCTGCTACTACACAGCAAAAATTCCTGAGGCCAGATTGGTCAATTAACAGACATTCTGATTTCTTTCAGCAGAGGTGTAGCTAACAGAGGTGCTGTAACTTTCTAAGTGTAAAGCTAATTTAATGCCCGGCAAGAAGCACAGGCTTAAAGCATCTCAGCTTGATTCCTAATGATAACATGGAGAAACTCTCCAGAAagttaaaaagcagaacaaagagcAGAGTGGGAAGCTAATGGGAAAATGTGTCATGCTGCCATGGTATCGTGTATGCTCTTGagacttttttaaaacagaCTGTTAGTGAGTTCTGGTTGCAGCTACAGTTCTAGGGCTGTGGGAAGGTGGGGAGGCAGTCAAAGGTATGATGTTGGTGCTTAGCATCATCACAGTGCTGCTTGCTGTTCTGCTCCTTTAATTGCTCTTAGAGCCACAGCCTGTAATTTGGGAATCGTGGGTTATGTTCTTTGCTTTCCCAGGATTTGACTCTCTTTCCCTCAAAATACTGAGTTGTCATAATTATGCTTGAAGCTTAAGGACATCCAAAATTAGAGGCATCATTATAGAAATCATCCTTTTCAGCTGAACCCTTAACCAAGGGAGAATTCTTGCTGCCACCTGCTTTCCTGTGTATAGATGGATGATATGTGAAGCTGGAAGCCATTTGAAGAGCCTCTTTCTTCTGATCCTGTGGCTTGTTTTGTCCTCTGGAATCAGTTGGGCAGACCTGTACCTGGCACATTCTCTCTTTGTAGTCTTTCTGACCATTACACAAAACTTTCTGGACCCCAGCTGGTAGTTTGCTGGTACAGGTTGGAAAACAAAGCCAGAGTGATTCTAAAGTCATTGCATGTGTATTGCTGCTGACTTGCAATATAAGAAGCAGTTTTCTCCCCCATCACTCATTCTGGCTTCCCCtttttaattgggttttttggttgggttttttttgtttgtttgttttgttttaatatgtcttttttttcttcccatctcaGACTATAGCTGAGTagtttccccttttttcttttctcagaccAATTGATCTTTGCTCTAGCCAGAATATAAAGGGTGGCTGCATCCAGGACAAGTTTTCTCAGAGGCAGGACACAGATGAGAGTTGCTAGACCGGGAGAGGAAACAAGGAGGCTTTTGACTACACAGATTCAGGTTGGTCCATGAAATGCAGAATGGCTTAGagtaacaggggaaaaaaatattttacagctcTGAGGTAAGGATATGGTGTTTACCAACAgggaaatgcatttcttttaatCTGCTGGGGCTGGTTTGGTGCCAGAGCATCTCTGTGACAAGTAGTGATTTGTTCTGTGTCAGTCCAGCTGGTTAAAGTGAGTATGTGCTGAAGATCCTTGGAGtctttttctgtgctggagCATAAAACCAGTGAAGGTTTGAGATAGATGAGCCTGGAGAGAGATGCAGCACAAAATGTGTGAAATCCCATCCCCATGTAGCTGCCAGAACTCTGGGTCAGAAACCTCCCACTGGAGGGTTTCACAGAGCCTTCTGTGGGTGTTGGATGCAGTGACTGTCTGGTCAGGCAGAACACAGCAAACCCTTTTTGTGTTGTTTATGGGAATTAAATATTCTAAGCATAACTGAGCATCTCAAGAACCCATGGTGAGGTCAGTGagatttttctgtcactttctCAGAGTACATGGTTGGGAATCTGGAGCTGGATTTTCCTCTATTCATGGGGCTCTTGCCTGTTGCCAGTGGACCTGTTGCTAAATAGTTTCTTGCAGTGAAATCTGGGAAATACTGAGCTGGTTGGGAGGAGTCCATCAGACTTGGGtgacttctgttttctcagaatTTCACCCTCCTTAGCTCTCCTTCCCAAACGTGCTGGCGCTGATCCTTCCAGTCTGGTACCGCAGGGTTCTTTCAGGTATGACTGTAGTGGATCCTCCTGTTCTCCAAGTGTTAACAACTACATGGAAGATATGCTTCTCTCTCTAAAAGGCACTTTTCCACTCTCAGTCTGTTAACATACTTGCTTTCCCCACCCTCACTCCTCTGGGAGGCTCAGagtctgtttctttgtttcctggtttggtttggtttttttcaagacaGGCCACGGCCGCTCGCTTTAAAACAGCTCTCAGCAGCATGTTggaagaagatgatgatgaGACCTGTTGGAATAACCTGGAGAGCTTCCGTGTGAAGCTGATCTCTGTGATTGATCCCTCCCGGATAACTCCCTACCTGCGGCAGTGCCGGGTGCTGAGCCACGAGGATGAGGAGCAGGTGCTGAACGACCCCAGCCTGGTGGTGCGCAGGCGCAAGGCAGGTGGGTGACGGGCAGCTCCACGGGTGCTCCTCTGGCAGCCTGGAATGGAGTGGGCTTGAAGGAACACGTGGCTGCTAAGGTACTAGGAGGTCTAAAGCTGCTGTTTAGGCAGGAATGTTGTGGGCACTTTTCCTCTGCACATCACTGTGGgcagaggagggatggaggtAGCTCTGTCAGTGCATTCCAGAGCTGTGTGAGGGTGAAGGGGAGCACAGGGGGTTTGTGGCCTCCTGGTGTCCTGGCTCTGGATCAGCATGAGGGAGGGGGATGCTTGGTGTTGGCCCACAAGGTTATTCCTGTGTAATGCTTTTGCAGGGGAAGGTTTCCCTAGATGAATGCAGGATGTGTTGTCCCTCCATTCCTACCTTCTGCTGTTGGAGGGAATGTATTAAGTAACCTCTTTGTGAATTCATTAGTACATCTTTTGGATTTGGACTAACTCTTACTGATAAATTACTGAGGGACACtgacaaaaatttattttccctggTTTCTGGACTGGGAAACTGCAGAGCACAAAGAAGCCACTCTGTACAGAGTATTTCTATGCAAAGGAGGAAACTGGGCTTGAAGTCTTTTTGGTCCATGCTTTCTTAGCCTtgtccctgctgcctctctAGTTATGCAGTGTCCTTACACTGGTGTgacttttttctgtatttgcatcTGGTACATTGCCTCAAGCTGCAGAAACTGTTGTGGTGCTTTGTTTTAACTTTCCTTTTCTATAATTACCAGCAGAATAACAAAATGCTCTTCTGAGATCTGCTTTTTGTACCCACTGTAGTAGGAACTTGGTACAGTTGAGGGTTAAGCTGTAACTGTTCCTCCATAGTTAAAATGAAGTTTATAAGTTTCCCAGTAAGTTTATATACTTACTGGGAAATTGGTTTAGGATTGGCTGGGGGATTTGATCCCAGGGACTCTAATCTGCCTGTAGAGGAAGTGGAGCAATTTGAGTTCTGTTAGAAATAGCTAAAgagataaataaattaatagaacAACTTAATGCTGTTATTTCAGGTGTTCTTTTGGACATTCTTCAGCGAACAGGACACAAGGGCTTTGAGGCATTTCTGGAGAGTCTTGAGCTTTATTACCCACAACTGTATCAGACTATCACTGGCAAGGAGCCCAGCAGGGTTTTCTCTATGATTATAGGTAAAGtttgtgttctgaaaaaaaacccaacagctttTTGTTGGTGTTGCTGTGCAAATTAAGGGGTGGGGGGCTCACCTCTACTTTtgcctctccctgcctttgGGATCATACATGTCCTCAGGGTGTGGCATGGGGATGAGTGGGGGGGAacctgtgctgtgtgtgtgtcagggAGCAGACAGGACAGTGGTGGCTGAGTAGTTGGAGGGAAagagcctcttctccttagtaaattgtgataggagcagagggaatggatggaagctgcaccaggggaggtttaggctggatgttaggaaataatttttcactgagagggttgtcaggcattggaatggcccaggacagtggtggagtcaccatccctggaggtatttaaaagccatttgGACCCGGTCCTTGAGGACAGGGTTTAGTAGTGAGatgatggtgttggtcaaaggttgggctggatgagcttggaggtctcttccaacttaaaacattctgtgattctgtgatgtctGCCCCCCCCACCAGACACTGCTGGGGAATCTGGGCTGAGCCAGCTCCTAATGAATGAGATCATGAAGCTGCAGAGCACTGTGCAGGAGGAGCGTCACAAGGTCCAGGAGCTGACTGTGTGGCTGCAGACCAAGGAGGACACCCTCAGGGAGATGTGGGTGAGGGACAGCCTGCTCCGTAAGCACCAGGAGAGGGTGCAGAAgatgaaggaggagagggacagcCTGAGCAAGGAGCTACGGAAGTGCAAGGATGAGAACTACAGCCTGGCAATGAGCTATGCCAGGCAGAGCGAGGAGAAGAGCGCTGCCCTCATGAAGAACCGGGACCTCCTCCTTGAGGTCAGtcacccctccttcccccatccctggaaggctGTTCTGTGCACCAGCCTGGTACCCTATTTGTCTGGGGAATGGATTGAGAGCTGCTTTTGCAGGCCAGAGGTTTCTCTTGGTTACTGATGAGCTCTGGGCCTCGTTGCAGATCGACCACTTGAAGCACAGCCTGATGAAGGCTGAGGATGACTGCAAGCTGGAGCGCAAGCACACCATGAAACTCAAGCACGCCATCGAGCAGCGTCCGAGTCACGAGGTGATGTGGGAGatccagcaggagaaggagttGCTCTTGGCCAAGAATCAAGAGCTGGAGAACACCCTCCAGGTTGGTGGGGGTGGTTTCATAGGGACACCTGAGCAGGGATTCTTTGTAGCAGCCAGGGCAGCGATGAGGCTGCACTGAGAATCGTGTGGGTCTGCTGTGGACTTGTTCCCCCAAGTCAAGCAGTGCACACGGGGCAGATGAGTTCATACAGAGTTAGGCTGTTGCTGTATCTCACTTTTTAATTTGTCCAGCAGGTTGCCAGGGAACAGAATTTGGAGAAGAGCCTCTCCAGTGAGACCATGGAGAAAGGCTGCAGCCAGGTGCTGGAAGAACGCCGGGAGCTGATGGGCACCATCTGCAGCCTTCGGAAGGAGCTGCGGAGAGCTGAGGTGCTCCAAGACAAAGTACATGATGGAGTTCTAATTCCTTCTGGGGGCCGGGGGGTAAGACAAGCAGATGAAGCACCTGCAGTGTCTGCCTATGGAGCAGGACAGCTGAACAGCAGTCCTTGCTGATCTTACTCCAGTGTCTGTGTTAGTTTGTTGAAAAAAAGGCACATTTGTATTTTAGCATTCTGTGCCTGTGGCATTAACTGTTATCTGTTAATGCTTTTGCTAATGAACAGTCCCTGCCTCAGCCTGGAGGGTGCTGGGAGCTTTTGTCATGACTGACAGCTCAGGTACATGTAAATCCATCACTTTAGCAGTCCTCCTAGTCATGCTGATGAACCTTCTGATTGGCCTTGCCCAACTCGACAGTCTGGCTGCACTTTGACATCGCAGAGAGGTCTGGCCATAGCAGTCTGTGGCACAGAACAGAAGTGGTGAGAGTTTAGCTTAGGTTCTGCCCACAGGCAGGGTGTTTTTGATCTTGTCTCAACAgtatgcagaagaaaaagagatgctTGAACTACAGTGCACGTCTCTGAGGAAGGACTCCCAGATGTATAAAAAAAGGATTGAAGCTGTCCTACAGCAGATGGAAGAGGTGGCCTCAGAAAGAGACCAGGTGATAAAACATTCctcttggtgctgctgctcatccctgcttttctgcttgaaatGGGCAGATACTGTAACCCTGAACATGTCCCTTTCTCCAGGCACTGCTGACCAGGGAACAGTTCTATGTGCAGTACTCCAAGAACCTGGTGGAGCGGGACAGCTACCGCAAGCGGATCCGGGAGCTGGGGGAGCGCTGTGACGagatgcagctgcagctcttccaaAAGGAGAGCCAGTTACTGGCTACTGAAGCCAAACTGAAAAGGTTGCAACTGGAGCTACCCACACTGGTATGTCTGTGAGGTTGTTGTCTGTGTGGTGGGttgggaagcagggaggaaaggtGCTAAAGTTTCTGGAATGAAATATGATGAACAAGGGCCTTTGGTTAATGTGGCAGACTCTGTGCTTTCTCCAAGTGGTCAGACAGGAGTGTGGGAGGGGAGGAAGTCCccactt of Calypte anna isolate BGI_N300 chromosome 17, bCalAnn1_v1.p, whole genome shotgun sequence contains these proteins:
- the CARD9 gene encoding caspase recruitment domain-containing protein 9 isoform X1 — protein: MLEEDDDETCWNNLESFRVKLISVIDPSRITPYLRQCRVLSHEDEEQVLNDPSLVVRRRKAGVLLDILQRTGHKGFEAFLESLELYYPQLYQTITGKEPSRVFSMIIDTAGESGLSQLLMNEIMKLQSTVQEERHKVQELTVWLQTKEDTLREMWVRDSLLRKHQERVQKMKEERDSLSKELRKCKDENYSLAMSYARQSEEKSAALMKNRDLLLEIDHLKHSLMKAEDDCKLERKHTMKLKHAIEQRPSHEVMWEIQQEKELLLAKNQELENTLQQVAREQNLEKSLSSETMEKGCSQVLEERRELMGTICSLRKELRRAEVLQDKYAEEKEMLELQCTSLRKDSQMYKKRIEAVLQQMEEVASERDQALLTREQFYVQYSKNLVERDSYRKRIRELGERCDEMQLQLFQKESQLLATEAKLKRLQLELPTLTSDLDDTSSRDSQELTLHGHLDEDTQLTKKDSPEEQKEQFSTQESSLPPKSPSFKECGLANEELAEKERRRMKDCFERYRRKRAMRRAVPGRHREVDWENTTGSDNTDTEGC
- the CARD9 gene encoding caspase recruitment domain-containing protein 9 isoform X3, with product MLEEDDDETCWNNLESFRVKLISVIDPSRITPYLRQCRVLSHEDEEQVLNDPSLVVRRRKAGVLLDILQRTGHKGFEAFLESLELYYPQLYQTITGKEPSRVFSMIIDTAGESGLSQLLMNEIMKLQSTVQEERHKVQELTVWLQTKEDTLREMWVRDSLLRKHQERVQKMKEERDSLSKELRKCKDENYSLAMSYARQSEEKSAALMKNRDLLLEIDHLKHSLMKAEDDCKLERKHTMKLKHAIEQRPSHEVMWEIQQEKELLLAKNQELENTLQQVAREQNLEKSLSSETMEKGCSQVLEERRELMGTICSLRKELRRAEVLQDKYAEEKEMLELQCTSLRKDSQMYKKRIEAVLQQMEEVASERDQALLTREQFYVQYSKNLVERDSYRKRIRELGERCDEMQLQLFQKESQLLATEAKLKRLQLELPTLTSDLDDTSSRDSQELTLHGHLDEDTQLTKKDSPEEQKEQFSTQESSLPPKSPSFKECGLANEELAEKERRRMKDCFERYRRSGL
- the CARD9 gene encoding caspase recruitment domain-containing protein 9 isoform X2, whose protein sequence is MLEEDDDETCWNNLESFRVKLISVIDPSRITPYLRQCRVLSHEDEEQVLNDPSLVVRRRKAGVLLDILQRTGHKGFEAFLESLELYYPQLYQTITGKEPSRVFSMIIDTAGESGLSQLLMNEIMKLQSTVQEERHKVQELTVWLQTKEDTLREMWVRDSLLRKHQERVQKMKEERDSLSKELRKCKDENYSLAMSYARQSEEKSAALMKNRDLLLEIDHLKHSLMKAEDDCKLERKHTMKLKHAIEQRPSHEVMWEIQQEKELLLAKNQELENTLQVAREQNLEKSLSSETMEKGCSQVLEERRELMGTICSLRKELRRAEVLQDKYAEEKEMLELQCTSLRKDSQMYKKRIEAVLQQMEEVASERDQALLTREQFYVQYSKNLVERDSYRKRIRELGERCDEMQLQLFQKESQLLATEAKLKRLQLELPTLTSDLDDTSSRDSQELTLHGHLDEDTQLTKKDSPEEQKEQFSTQESSLPPKSPSFKECGLANEELAEKERRRMKDCFERYRRKRAMRRAVPGRHREVDWENTTGSDNTDTEGC
- the CARD9 gene encoding caspase recruitment domain-containing protein 9 isoform X5; translation: MLEEDDDETCWNNLESFRVKLISVIDPSRITPYLRQCRVLSHEDEEQVLNDPSLVVRRRKAGVLLDILQRTGHKGFEAFLESLELYYPQLYQTITGKEPSRVFSMIIDTAGESGLSQLLMNEIMKLQSTVQEERHKVQELTVWLQTKEDTLREMWVRDSLLRKHQERVQKMKEERDSLSKELRKCKDENYSLAMSYARQSEEKSAALMKNRDLLLEIDHLKHSLMKAEDDCKLERKHTMKLKHAIEQRPSHEVMWEIQQEKELLLAKNQELENTLQVAREQNLEKSLSSETMEKGCSQVLEERRELMGTICSLRKELRRAEVLQDKYAEEKEMLELQCTSLRKDSQMYKKRIEAVLQQMEEVASERDQALLTREQFYVQYSKNLVERDSYRKRIRELGERCDEMQLQLFQKESQLLATEAKLKRLQLELPTLTSDLDDTSSRDSQELTLHGHLDEDTQLTKKDSPEEQKEQFSTQESSLPPKSPSFKECGLANEELAEKERRRMKDCFERYRRSGL
- the CARD9 gene encoding caspase recruitment domain-containing protein 9 isoform X4; protein product: MLEEDDDETCWNNLESFRVKLISVIDPSRITPYLRQCRVLSHEDEEQVLNDPSLVVRRRKAGVLLDILQRTGHKGFEAFLESLELYYPQLYQTITGKEPSRVFSMIIDTAGESGLSQLLMNEIMKLQSTVQEERHKVQELTVWLQTKEDTLREMWVRDSLLRKHQERVQKMKEERDSLSKELRKCKDENYSLAMSYARQSEEKSAALMKNRDLLLEIDHLKHSLMKAEDDCKLERKHTMKLKHAIEQRPSHEVMWEIQQEKELLLAKNQELENTLQQVAREQNLEKSLSSETMEKGCSQVLEERRELMGTICSLRKELRRAEVLQDKYAEEKEMLELQCTSLRKDSQMYKKRIEAVLQQMEEVASERDQALLTREQFYVQYSKNLVERDSYRKRIRELGERCDEMQLQLFQKESQLLATEAKLKRLQLELPTLTSDLDDTSSRDSQELTLHGHLDEDTQLTKKDSPEEQKEQFSTQESSLPPKSPSKKGDAPGSAGPAPGGGLGEHHRQ